In the genome of Candidatus Kinetoplastibacterium desouzaii TCC079E, the window ACTAGGTTTCCCTATTTATTGGTATGGAATAATGTATCTAGTAGGTTTTTTTTGTGTTTATTGGCTAAGTTTAATTAAAATATCACACTCAAAGAAAACATACATCACAAAAGATAAGATAGAAAATCTTTTATACTGGGGCATGTTAGGAGCCATTATAGGCGGAAGATTAGGTTATGTTGTTATATATAGACCAGATTACTTCTCACGTCACTTGATTGAGATTTTATATATTAGAAATGGAGGCATGTCATTTCATGGCGGATTAATTGGCGTATTAATATCAATTTACACCTATGCAAAAATACAAAAAATACCTTTTTTAGAACTAACCGATTTTATAGCTCCATCTATACCTGTTGCATTAGCAGCAGGCAGGATCGGAAACTTTATAAATGGAGAATTATGGGGATACCAAACTAAATTACCGTGGGGAATAATTTTTCACAATGATGTTGAACAAATACCAAGACACCCTTCTCAAATATACGAATTCCTCCTAGAGGGAGTATTACTTTTTATAATCATGCAAGTCTTCTCCAATAAAAAGACACGCCCCAAGGGACAAGTTAGCGCAATGTTTCTAATTTTCTACGGACTAACAAGATTTTTTGCTGAGTTCTGGAGAGAACCAGACTATTTTATAATAAACACAACACAACTACTTACTCTTGGGCAAACGTTATCTATACCAATGATTGTATTAGGAATAGCTATACTGTTAACCAATAGATAAATTATTTTTTTAAAATAGATTCTATTCTTAAACTAATAGAATCTATTTTCTCTCTAATTTCGCCTATGGAAACTCCTTCTATTATCGACGATTTATCTGATATTTTTGTACCCATTAACTCACCAGCAATTTGCAAAGCAACCATAACAGCTACTCTCTCATTTGTATAAGATTTTGATTTTTCTTGTATTTGAGAGGCTAGATCATTAACATAAGAGACCGCAGAGATTAAATTATCTTTCTCAGACTCAGAACAAACAAGAGAGTAATCTCTGCCCAAAATAGAAACATCAATTTGCTTCATTAGCTT includes:
- a CDS encoding cell division protein ZapA, producing MKQIDVSILGRDYSLVCSESEKDNLISAVSYVNDLASQIQEKSKSYTNERVAVMVALQIAGELMGTKISDKSSIIEGVSIGEIREKIDSISLRIESILKK
- the lgt gene encoding prolipoprotein diacylglyceryl transferase, coding for MIIFYKLITVKKYFEIIICFFCFLFVTYSCLLLTIKPLGEIINININPIAINILGFPIYWYGIMYLVGFFCVYWLSLIKISHSKKTYITKDKIENLLYWGMLGAIIGGRLGYVVIYRPDYFSRHLIEILYIRNGGMSFHGGLIGVLISIYTYAKIQKIPFLELTDFIAPSIPVALAAGRIGNFINGELWGYQTKLPWGIIFHNDVEQIPRHPSQIYEFLLEGVLLFIIMQVFSNKKTRPKGQVSAMFLIFYGLTRFFAEFWREPDYFIINTTQLLTLGQTLSIPMIVLGIAILLTNR